One Methanohalophilus mahii DSM 5219 genomic window carries:
- the carB gene encoding carbamoyl-phosphate synthase large subunit: MPIRTDIKKIMLIGSGPIMIGQAAEFDFSGSQACRSLREEGFEVVLVNSNPATIMTDPEMADAVYIEPLEAPLIGEIIEKERPDGIIAGLGGQTGLNVTSELAELGILEKYGVEMLGTPLDAITNTEDRELFKQTMENIGEKVPRSKAISSLQEAEEVIDELGLPIIVRPAYTLGGAGGGIAHTKEELLQIVDRGIRLSRINQVLVEESVLGWKEFEYEVMRDSNDTCIVICNMENIDPMGVHTGESIVVTPSQTLNDEEHQMLRTAAIKIIRELGIEGGCNIQFATKDGEYRVVEVNPRVSRSSALASKATGYPIARVTAKIVVGMALDEILNDVTKKTPASFEPTIDYVVTKIPRWPFDKFVTADKTLTTAMKSTGEVMAIGRTIEESMLKAIRSLDNDMDFDVKGRDDPEIVTLLKTPTSERLFVIYEALKKGYSIEQISEYTGIDHFFLQKMANIANMESRVAEQLFQNGEANIDLLLKAKRMGFTDSRIAKCCSKTREEINDIRRDAAITSTYKMVDTCAAEFAAATPYYYSCYETMCECEPTDRKKILILGAGPIRIGQGIEFDYCTVHAVHAIREEDIEAHIINNNPETVSTDYDTSDKLFFEPLTLEDVMNVIDRENPDGVLVQFGGQTSVNLAIPLQKELARRTDLKTKIMGTSPENMDVAEDREKFNQRLAKMNINQPDAGYATSEKEALEVADDIGYPVLVRPSYVLGGRAMEIVYDSADLERYMIEAVRVSPEHPILIDDFLEGAVEIDVDAVSDGKDVLIGAIMEHIEEAGVHSGDSACVIPPYDLSEEILETVRDYTRKIAMALEVKGLINIQMATKDGEVYVLEANPRSSRTIPFVSKSSGIPLAKIAAQVIIGHSLKDLGYLQDREPLLKHYSVKEVLLPFDKLPGADPVLGPEMKSTGEVMGIDYDFGRAFFKAQLSADNLLPLNGKVFLSIRERDKEAIVEIARNLQEMGLELMGTKGTARYLSDKGISMEAVMKVHEGSPNVIDMLRRGDVAFIINTPTSRQSRKDGYHIRRAAVDFKVPYITTIQAARASVEAIKAMAEGSSTIKSINEYHEEIRRNN, encoded by the coding sequence CGGTATAATTGCCGGATTGGGTGGACAGACGGGCCTTAATGTTACAAGTGAACTTGCAGAGCTGGGTATACTTGAAAAATACGGCGTAGAGATGCTGGGTACACCTCTTGATGCAATCACAAATACCGAGGACCGGGAACTTTTCAAGCAGACCATGGAAAACATCGGGGAAAAAGTTCCCCGCAGCAAGGCTATTTCCTCTTTGCAGGAAGCAGAAGAAGTGATAGATGAACTTGGTCTTCCCATTATTGTCCGCCCGGCCTATACCCTGGGAGGTGCAGGCGGGGGAATTGCCCATACAAAGGAAGAACTATTGCAGATCGTGGATAGGGGAATCCGGCTGAGCCGCATAAATCAGGTGCTTGTCGAGGAAAGTGTCCTGGGCTGGAAAGAATTTGAGTATGAAGTAATGCGTGATTCAAATGATACCTGCATTGTTATCTGTAATATGGAAAACATTGACCCTATGGGTGTCCATACAGGTGAATCAATAGTAGTTACCCCTTCCCAGACACTTAATGATGAAGAGCACCAGATGCTCAGGACCGCAGCTATCAAGATAATCCGGGAATTGGGTATTGAAGGTGGATGTAATATTCAGTTTGCAACAAAGGACGGCGAATATCGTGTAGTGGAGGTCAATCCTCGTGTGTCCCGTTCTTCAGCTCTTGCCTCCAAGGCGACCGGTTATCCGATTGCCCGGGTAACCGCCAAGATTGTTGTGGGAATGGCACTTGATGAAATCCTCAATGATGTTACAAAGAAAACCCCTGCATCCTTTGAACCAACCATTGACTATGTGGTTACAAAGATACCCAGGTGGCCTTTTGACAAGTTTGTAACCGCAGACAAGACACTTACCACGGCCATGAAGAGTACCGGTGAGGTTATGGCTATCGGAAGAACTATCGAAGAGTCCATGCTAAAAGCCATCCGTTCTCTGGACAACGATATGGATTTTGATGTCAAAGGCAGGGATGATCCGGAGATTGTCACATTACTCAAAACGCCGACAAGTGAACGGCTTTTTGTAATCTATGAGGCCCTGAAGAAAGGTTATTCCATAGAACAAATTTCTGAATATACGGGCATAGACCATTTTTTCCTGCAAAAAATGGCCAATATTGCAAATATGGAGTCCCGGGTTGCAGAACAACTTTTCCAGAACGGAGAAGCAAACATCGATCTTCTTCTCAAGGCCAAGAGAATGGGATTTACCGACAGCAGGATAGCCAAATGTTGTTCAAAGACCCGGGAAGAAATAAATGATATACGCAGGGATGCGGCTATCACTTCCACTTACAAGATGGTTGATACATGTGCGGCAGAATTTGCTGCAGCGACCCCTTATTATTATTCATGTTACGAAACCATGTGCGAATGTGAGCCCACAGACAGAAAGAAGATCCTGATTCTGGGTGCCGGTCCCATACGTATCGGGCAGGGAATAGAATTTGATTACTGTACGGTGCATGCAGTTCATGCTATCCGTGAGGAAGATATAGAAGCCCATATCATCAATAACAATCCTGAAACGGTTTCTACTGACTATGATACTTCGGATAAGTTGTTCTTCGAACCCCTTACTCTTGAAGATGTAATGAATGTCATTGACAGGGAAAATCCTGACGGGGTACTCGTACAATTTGGAGGCCAGACCTCGGTCAACCTTGCAATCCCCCTGCAGAAGGAACTTGCCAGGCGCACAGACCTGAAGACGAAGATCATGGGAACTTCTCCTGAAAATATGGATGTGGCAGAAGACAGGGAAAAATTCAACCAGCGTCTTGCAAAAATGAATATCAATCAGCCGGATGCAGGCTATGCAACCTCTGAAAAGGAAGCCCTTGAGGTTGCAGATGATATTGGTTATCCGGTCCTTGTACGTCCCTCCTATGTACTTGGGGGAAGGGCAATGGAGATTGTTTATGATTCCGCAGATCTGGAGCGTTACATGATAGAAGCTGTCAGGGTATCACCCGAACATCCCATCCTGATTGATGATTTCCTTGAGGGCGCGGTGGAGATCGATGTGGATGCTGTCAGTGATGGTAAGGATGTCCTGATCGGTGCTATCATGGAACACATCGAAGAAGCGGGAGTACATTCCGGTGATTCTGCATGTGTGATTCCTCCCTATGACCTCTCTGAGGAAATCCTTGAAACGGTTCGGGATTATACCAGAAAGATTGCTATGGCACTTGAGGTAAAGGGTCTTATAAACATCCAGATGGCAACCAAGGATGGAGAAGTTTATGTACTGGAAGCAAATCCCAGGTCCAGCCGTACTATCCCCTTTGTATCAAAGTCTTCGGGGATTCCCCTGGCAAAGATCGCTGCACAGGTTATCATCGGTCACAGTCTCAAGGATCTTGGTTACCTGCAGGACAGGGAACCTCTCCTGAAGCATTATTCTGTCAAGGAAGTCCTCCTTCCGTTTGACAAATTGCCAGGTGCAGATCCGGTGCTTGGCCCTGAAATGAAGAGTACGGGTGAAGTAATGGGTATTGATTATGACTTTGGAAGAGCATTTTTCAAGGCCCAGCTAAGTGCTGATAATCTCCTTCCGCTGAATGGAAAAGTATTCCTGTCCATCAGGGAGCGGGATAAGGAAGCAATTGTGGAAATTGCCCGCAATTTGCAGGAAATGGGACTTGAACTCATGGGTACAAAAGGTACCGCGCGCTATCTTTCCGATAAAGGTATCAGTATGGAGGCTGTCATGAAAGTTCATGAAGGTAGCCCCAATGTGATTGATATGTTAAGGAGGGGCGATGTTGCCTTTATCATAAATACTCCCACATCCCGCCAATCCAGGAAAGACGGATATCATATACGCAGGGCAGCGGTGGATTTCAAGGTTCCATACATTACAACCATACAGGCTGCGCGTGCTTCAGTTGAAGCCATTAAAGCAATGGCTGAGGGCAGCAGCACGATTAAATCAATTAACGAATATCATGAAGAAATCCGCCGTAACAATTAA
- a CDS encoding argininosuccinate synthase — protein sequence MVKKAVLAYSGGLDTSICVPLLKEKYDCDEVITVAVDVGQPREDVEEATKKAQDISDLHFTLDVREEFVKDYIFPLIKANGDYEGYVMGTSIARPLIAKKVVEIAEKEGASMLAHGCTGKGNDQLRFEAVFRLTDMEVVAPMRDMNLTREWEIEYAKQHGIPVSVTSSKPWSIDENIWSRSIEGGKLEDPGYIPPEEIYNWTVDPTLAPDAQTIEIGFERGVPVSLDGKTMDGVTLIEKMNRIAGSHGVGRTDMIEDRVLGLKARENYEHPAATVLLTAHRDLEKLVLTRSELKFKAMVDAEWSELAYLGLVDEPLYEDLNAFIDSTQQRVTGTVTVKLYKGNVYIMARTSPNGLYSEDLVSFDSKVIDQQDAEGFSKYHGFQARLYRRFVANK from the coding sequence ATGGTCAAAAAGGCAGTACTGGCTTATTCAGGTGGTCTGGACACTTCAATATGTGTTCCCCTGCTTAAGGAAAAATACGATTGTGATGAAGTAATAACAGTGGCAGTGGACGTAGGACAGCCCCGCGAAGATGTCGAGGAGGCTACCAAAAAAGCCCAGGACATCAGTGATCTGCATTTCACTCTTGATGTGAGGGAAGAATTTGTAAAGGATTATATTTTCCCTCTCATAAAGGCCAACGGGGATTATGAAGGGTATGTAATGGGAACATCCATTGCCCGTCCCCTCATTGCTAAAAAGGTCGTGGAGATCGCAGAAAAGGAAGGGGCTTCGATGCTTGCCCATGGCTGTACAGGTAAAGGCAATGACCAGCTGAGATTCGAGGCTGTATTCAGACTTACCGATATGGAAGTTGTGGCTCCGATGCGTGACATGAACCTGACACGTGAATGGGAGATAGAGTATGCAAAGCAGCATGGCATTCCTGTCTCTGTGACATCTTCCAAACCCTGGAGTATCGATGAGAATATCTGGAGTCGCAGTATCGAGGGCGGCAAACTGGAAGATCCGGGTTATATCCCGCCCGAAGAGATCTACAACTGGACAGTGGACCCAACCCTGGCTCCGGATGCACAGACCATAGAAATAGGTTTTGAAAGAGGCGTTCCTGTGTCCCTTGATGGCAAAACCATGGATGGTGTAACTCTTATCGAAAAGATGAACAGGATTGCCGGATCCCATGGAGTCGGAAGGACTGACATGATAGAGGATCGTGTGCTGGGATTGAAAGCCAGGGAGAATTATGAGCACCCTGCTGCTACCGTTTTATTGACTGCCCACAGGGATCTGGAAAAACTCGTGCTTACCCGATCTGAACTCAAGTTCAAGGCTATGGTGGATGCCGAGTGGTCCGAACTTGCCTACCTGGGGCTTGTGGATGAACCCCTGTATGAAGACCTGAATGCCTTCATAGACTCCACACAGCAGCGTGTTACAGGCACTGTGACTGTGAAGTTGTACAAAGGTAACGTCTACATCATGGCCAGGACTTCACCCAATGGTTTGTATTCAGAGGACCTTGTATCCTTTGACAGCAAGGTCATAGATCAGCAGGATGCTGAAGGTTTTTCCAAGTACCATGGCTTCCAGGCACGCCTGTATCGCAGGTTTGTTGCCAATAAATAA
- a CDS encoding DMT family transporter, whose product MSYIYLIGAIIFEVFGTTCMKLSDGFSNILPSIGIFLFYGISFALFTIALKGIDVSIAYAIWAGMGTAMITAIGIFWFKEPATAVKMVSILFVVIGVVGLNLNLGGH is encoded by the coding sequence ATGAGTTATATCTATCTGATAGGAGCCATTATTTTTGAAGTGTTTGGCACCACCTGCATGAAATTATCTGATGGTTTTTCCAATATATTGCCCTCTATCGGGATATTCCTGTTTTACGGTATCAGCTTTGCCCTGTTTACGATTGCCCTGAAAGGAATAGACGTAAGCATAGCTTATGCAATATGGGCTGGAATGGGAACTGCAATGATCACAGCTATCGGGATATTCTGGTTCAAAGAGCCTGCCACGGCAGTAAAAATGGTATCTATACTTTTTGTAGTAATTGGAGTGGTAGGCCTCAATCTAAATTTGGGAGGACATTAA